The DNA window CTGTATGCACAGAATCACGCGGGTAGTTAAATACAACGATATCGTTTTTCTGCGGCTTACTGAACTGGAATATTCTCTCATAAGGCAGTTGAACCGCATCTACATAAGATTTAGGATCATCTTTAGGGTTTCCTGGCTGGCCGGTATCAAAAATAGTTCCCTGTAGGAAAGGTATTGCTACCGGACGCATGGGCAGCCTGTAGCCATAGCTCCATTTATTAACGAAAAGGAAATCTCCAACGAGCAGTGTCCGTTCCATAGATCCCGTAGGAATCCCGAAAGGCTGGGTAACAAATACGTGGATGATGGTGGCAAAGACCACCGCAAAAGTGATAGATCCGATAAATGAATCTTTCTTTTTGGCATTTTTCTCCTCTTCGGTAAGAAACATGTCATTCATGCTTTCATCTTCCAGTTCCGTATCTTTGGAATAATTGACTACAGCCATATAAATGAACGGAAGAAAAACCGTCAGCAGCTGTTGTTGCGTAAGGCTTTTCCCGAATTTCTTCATAAGATAAATATGGAAAACAGACATCATGATAGGTCCTACAATAGGAAGGTAGGAAAGAAGAGCCCACCACTTAGGATGCTTGGTCTCTTTGAGGATGATGAAGTAATTATAGAACGGGACAAATGCGAAAACCGGATTGTAGCCCATTTTTTTGAACAGCTTCCATGTTGAAATTCCCATCAGAAGGGATAAAATAACAACGTATACTGCATAAGTTAGAAAGTAATTCATAAATTTTTGTGCCTGTCTGTTATAATTTGTGTTAGCAACATTTATATTAGTGCAGGAATCTGATGTTTCGTTACAGGACTACAGCCCTAAAACATCTTTCATCCCGAAATTTCCTTTTTTGTCACGGATCCATTCTGCAGCGATCACCGCCCCCAAAGCGAATCCATTTCTGCTGAATGCCGTGTGCTTGATTTCGATCTCATCCACTTCGCTTCTGTAAAACACGCTGTGTGTCCCCGGAACCTCATCTTCACGGATAGCAAAGATACCTAACTGATTGTCCTGCGTTTCCTCCAGTTTCCAGGCATCAAATTTCGGATGGTGCTGGATGATTCCTTCTGCAATAGAAATTGCAGTACCGCTGGGAGCATCTTTTTTATGGACGTGATGGATCTCTTCAAGCTGACAGGCATATTCATCCCTGTTTTTCATCAGCCCGGCCAGCTTTTCATTCAGTGCGAAGAACAGATTGACGCCAAGGCTGAAGTTGGAACCATAGAGGAATGCAGTATCATTCTGAACAGCAAGATCTTCTATTTCCTTTCTTTTTTCCAGCCAGCCGGTAGTTCCGCACACCACAGGAATCTGGTGTTCCAGACATGACTTGATATTTCCGAAAGCGGCTTCCGGAAGTGAAAACTCAATCACCACATCGGGATTGTTCAGGTTTTCAGCAGTTGGGGTTTCTTTTAGCCTGGCGACCACTTCATGTCCTCTCTGAGTGGCAATCTCATCTATGATTCTGCCCATCTTACCATATCCAACTAATGCTATTCTCATTGTCCTATTATTTTTAACAGGCCGTTATTATCACCACGGCCTTAAAATCTGTAACTTAAACTTATTCCTGTTTTAGGAGGATTTATTCCGTACTGGTCCTGGATTACTGCCGGATTGAAAGTAAGGTCCGGATCATGGCGGCTTTCATATAAATGGGAATCTACCACTGCATCCACAATATTGAGGATGTAAATAAGCCCTGAAATGGCAATGGCATAATCGCGTTGTCTTTTTGCTCTGTCCTGCGCATTTCCCAAGGCTACTTTATCCAGCCACGGATGTTCATCCACAAACTGATTAGGCGTACCGTTCAGCTTGGCAATATAATACTCACGGTATTTACGGTATTGCTTATCATTCCATACCGCGATTCCTACTCCGGTTCCTACAGCCCCCCATACGATAGGGATTTTCCAGTATTTTTTATTGTAAAACTGGCCCAGTCCGGGAAGTACGGCGGAATACAGGCCCGCTTTGGTAGGATTAAGCTTCATGGTCTTGCGGGTAGGACCATTGGCATTTTCAAGGTCAGCCACTACAGCTGATTCTGTTTTTGTATTATTTCTTTCAACCGATACGCTGTCCTTCGGATGGTATTCCACCCGGATGGTATCATTGGGCCTCACCTGGGCATAGCCCAGCGCAGACAGATACAGGAAGAATATTAAGAGTGTTTTATTCATTTATTTGATATGGGACAGAATATAATCCAGTTCTTCCTGATTTTTAAAGTCCAGAACTATTTTCCCTTTTTTACCGTTTCCGGCTGTTTTGATCTCCACTTTTACATCGAGAAGGTCGGCAATGGCTTTTTCAGCCCTTTTAAAATGATTGGGCAGTTCAGCTTTTGCCGCTTTCCTGGCCGCCGGTGACTTAGGATTTTTCAGTATGGCCGCAGCCTGTTCAGACTGTCGTACATTCAGGTGTTCCTTGATGATTTTCTCGAACAGGATCTGCTGAAGTTCTTCATTGTCCAGGCTGATGATCGCCCGGCCATGCCCGGCAGAGATCTCCCCGCTTCTGATGGCGTTCTGGATATCCGGGCTTAGCCTTAAAAGCCTGATGGAATTGGTAATGGTACTTCTGTCCTTTCCTACTCTCTGGCTCAGGTTTTCCTGCGTAAGACCGATTTCATCCATTAATCTCTGATAGGTCAGAGCAATTTCCACGGCATCAAGGTCTTCCCTCTGGATATTTTCCACCAGGGCCATTTCAAGCAGCTCCTGATCGTTTACCAGTCGGATGTAGGCAGGAATCGTGGCCAGGCCTGCCATTTTACTGGCCCTGTACCTCCTTTCCCCGGATATGATTTCAAACTTTTCACCGTCCTTTCTCAGGGTAACCGGCTGGATAACGCCTAAATTTTTGATCGACTGCGCCAGTTCGTTCAGTGCTTTTTCGTCAAAATAGGTCCTTGGCTGAGTGGGATTCGGATAGATATCCTCAACAGCTACTTCTACAATATTCCCTACAAACTTGTCGGCACCTTCGTCGGTTGCTGAGTTGATCGTCGCTTTGGATTCAGCACTAAGAATAGCACCCAAACCACGCCCCATCGCTCTTTTTTTGTCCTTCATAGTATATGTAAAGCTATAGCGTTCGCTATCAGCTGTTTATTAATTCTTTACTAAATTTTCGTTTTTCAGCAGCACTTCTTCCGCCAGCTGAATGTACTGAATGGCACCTTTGCTTTCCGCATCATAATTCAGAATGCTCTCTCCGAAACTCGGTGCTTCGCTCAGCCTTACATTCCTGCTGATGATGGTTTCAAAAACCATTTCAGGGAAGTGGGCATTAACTTCTTCCACCACCTGGTTGGACAGCCTTAACCTTCCGTCGTACATGGTGAGCAGCAAGCCTTCGATATCAAGATCCTTGTTGTGGATTTTCTGAACATTCTTAATGGTATTCAACAGTTTACCCAGTCCTTCCAAGGCGAAATATTCACACTGGATCGGGATGATTACGGAATCAGCCGCAGTAAGGGCGTTAACAGTAATCAGACCTAAGCTCGGTGCACAGTCGATGATGATATAGTCATAATCATCACGAACGGTCTGCAATGCTTTCTTAAGCATATATTCCCGGTCTTCTTTGTCTACCAGCTCAATCTCTGCTGCAACCAGGTCAATATGCGACGGCACGATGTCCAGATTCGGAGTTGCGGTTCTTTTGATGCAGGTCCTAGTATCCACACTATGCTCCAGAAGATTATAGGTTGAATACTGAACGTCATCCACTCCCAGTCCGGAAGTTGCATTTGCCTGAGGATCAGCATCAATAATTAAAATTTTCTTTTCCAACACCCCTAATGCCGCAGCCAGGTTAACAGCTGTGGTTGTCTTCCCGACTCCTCCTTTCTGATTAGCGATCCCTATGATTTTTGCCATTATTAGAACTTTAAGGCTCAAAAATACACTTTTTTCTTTGCTCCTCGTGAACGATGAAAACGAAAAATGAGTTAAAATATTGTTAATAAGCCTTTTAGCCCTAAAAAAAATTATCCACAAAAAAAATTCTTTGTGGATAAGTATCAAGATTGGTCTGGAGTGTTAATTTTCAAACTTCATAGAAATTGGGAATTTAAAATAGCTTCTTACCGCCTGGCCTTTTACTTTGGCCGGAATCCATTTTCCTTTGATGTTTTTGATGGTTCTTAATGCTTCACTGTTGAAATCAGCATTTTTACCGTCTGCTTTGATGGCGGAGATAGATCCGTCACGTTCCACAATAAATGTAATCATGGTTTTTACGACACCATCTGAATCGATGCCAGAACCATCGAAGTTATTTAATACTTTATTCCTGAAAGAATCGATGCCGCCAGGGAAGCTCGCCTCCACATCAACAACAGTAGAAACCGCATTTGGGTCTGCTTTTTCAGGCACGGGAGTGGTTGCTGTCGGAATGGAAACAGGTCCAGTATTGATGGCCGGAGCCTGCGGCACATAGGTATTTGCCGGAGCGGTTTCACCATCGCTGTTATTTCTGGTTCCCGCAACCGCGCCTTCAATCTTTTCAACCACTTTTTCTTTGGTTAGATTAGCTTTAGGCTCCGGTATTGTTTCATCAAAGGTTTTAACTTTCTTTTGCTGAGCGGCTGGAGGAGTCGGTTTTACAGGGACAACAACTTCATGTTCAGGTATATCTTTAAAAACAAACGGTCCCGGATCAGGAGTTTCTATACTCACTTCTGTTGTCTTAAAAGCTGAAACAATCAATGGTGTAATTGAAATCGCAGCCAGTAAACTCACGCCCACAAAAAGCGCTTTGGTTAATATTCTGTCGGATTCATTTCTTAATACATACGCACCATATTCTTTATTACGGTGTTCAAAGAGCAGTTCATTAAAACGGGACTCTTCATTTTTAAACGGGTTTTTCATCACAATAAACATTTAGATGGGTTACACAAAATTATCAACTTATCACAGGTTATTCAATAACATAATTAAAGCATCAAAACATAAGCCAATATATTAATAAAAACTCAACAAAATCACACATTGAAGCCGAAGTATTAAATTTAACTATGCTTTAAATAATATTGTTTTATGGTATGATGAAAAAATATCACCTGTCGTGGTAAATAAAAAGAGACTGTCCGATGACAGTCTCTGTAGTATGATTAAGATGGATATCCTGTTAGAATAGTTCCTTTCTGATGATGTTCTGGCTTCTTTCAGGACCCACAGAAACTAAGTACACATTGATACCCAGATATTTTTCAATAAACTCGATGTATTTCTGAGCCGTGTCCGGAAGCTCATCGTAGCTTCTTACTTTGGTAAGATCTTCAGTCCAGCCCGGAAGATCCTGGTAGATCGGTTCGTAGTTGTATAATTTTTCAGTAGAAGAAGTAAAATAGTCGATGATTTTGCCATCTTCAGTTTTGTAATGCGTAACGATCTTCAGGTTTTCGATCCCGGTAAGGACATCCAGTTTGGTAATCACCAAGTTGTTGATCCCGTTGATCATGCAGGCATGTTTCAGGGAAACCAGGTCTAACCATCCTGTTCTTCTCGGTCTTCCGGTCGTTGCGCCGAATTCGCCTCCGATCTGCCTGATGCTTTCCCCAAGCTCATTATCCAATTCAGAAGGGAACGGACCGTTTCCTACTCTTGTACAGTAAGCTTTGGCCACCCCGATCAGGTTTTGAAGGGAAGTAGGAGGAACTCCTGCTCCCGTGCACACTCCTCCGGTAGACGGAGAAGATGACGTTACGTAAGGATAGGTTCCGAAGTCAATGTCCAGCATCAGGGCCTGAGCACCTTCAAACAGAACATTCTTACCTTCCTGGATCGCCTGGTTCAGTTCCAGTTCGGTATCTACGATCCTGTCCTGAAGCAGTTTCCCGATTTCAAGGAATTCATTATAGATCTCTTCAACATCCAAAACCGGCTTTCCGTAGTATTTTTCAAACAGGGAATTTTTAACCTTCAGGTTTTTCTCTATTTTATCTCTTAAAATTTCAGGGTTCAGAAGATCGATCATCCTGATGCCCACTCTTGCAATTTTGTCTTCGTAGCAAGGTCCAATCCCTTTTTTGGTGGTCCCGATCTGCGTTCCTCCGTGCTCTTCCTCACGGTAGGTATCCAGAAGAATGTGGTATGGCATGATGACATGTGCTCTTCTGCTGATGAAAATGTGGTCTGTTTTCAGGCCTTTGCTTTCGATCTGATTTACCTCCTTAATGAAAGATTTAGGATTTACCACCACTCCATTGGCAATGATGCATTTCCCTTTGCACTGAAGGACTCCGGACGGAAGAAGGTGCAACACAAATTTTTCATCGCCCACATATACCGTGTGACCTGCGTTGTCTCCACCCTGGAAGCGCACCACATAATCTGATTTGGCCGATAAAACATCCGTGATTTTTCCTTTCCCTTCATCTCCGTACTGAAGACCTACAACTACGTAAGTTGACATATTTTACTTTTATTTTAGATTCATGCAAAATTACTTTTAAAAAATTGTGTGGGCAAATTTGAGGGGGAATTTATTTTGGATGAAATAAAAATCATTATTTGATAACTTCATGCTGTTAAATCAATTGTGATTACTGTTAAGAATTGATATGTTTAAATTAAAAGTAAAAACCATGACCTAAAAGGTATTCACTTTACCAGGTGGTCATCAAATAATTCCATAATGTCATAGATAAAAGCAGATAAATATTCGTCTGCAATTGAAGTAGCAAGGGCGACTTCATAAAGATATCAAAGATGAAGGATCTAAAAAATCGGAATTGATTCGAGAACTGGACAGGCAAAAAAATCAGGATTTATTAAAAATTTCGACTATTAAAGAACTTCTGAAGATGCTTTATCAAAAATATTCCGGTGACCTATGGTGATCTATAAACAAAACCTAACGGGTTTTTAAAAACCCATTAGGTTTAAAATCATTCCATCACCACCTCACGCTTCACCCCTATCTCCTCCAAAAACACCGCATCATGCGAAATAACCAGCAGGGTTCCACGATAATCTTTAATCGAATTCGTCAGGATGTCCACATTCTGAAGGTCTAAATTATTGGTAGGCTCATCGAGGATGATCATATCGGGTGCTTTCCGGCTGATGGATAATGCACACAGCAAAAGCCGCAGGCATTCTCCCCCGCTCAGCACTCCACATCTTTTATCCCAGGTTTCCTTGCCGAACAGGAACCTTGAAAGCAACGTCTTTATTTCGGATTCCTGTAAAGCCGTATCATTGAACTGCCGGGCAAAATCATATACGGTTGCGTTCTGGTCAATCAGGGAATATTCCTGGTCGACATAGACTGCATGAAAACCTGACTTTGAAATTTTTCCGGTGGACGGCTGCAGTGTTCCCAGCAGCAATCGAATGAGGGTCGTTTTTCCGGAACCGTTTGAACCCTTTACCTGAATCCTGTCGCCACTGCGGACCTCTAAGTTCAGGTTTTCTTTCCAAAGGTTTTCCTGTCCATACCGGAAATTAATTCCGTCTGCTGAAACCAGCAGTTTCCCTTCGTGCAGGTCCGGATCGTCAAAGCTGACTTTCATCTGTTCCACATTTTTCCTTCCGGAGCGGAGATCGCGCAGGTCTCCGGAAATTTCACCGATCCTGTCAGCATGAATGCTTTTCAGCCTGGAAGAATTTTTCTCCGCATTGTTCCGCATCGTATTCATCATGATCCTAGCGACACCTGCTTTTTCCTGTTTGCCTTTTGCCCTTGCATCAAGCTTCTGTTTCCTTTCCAATGTTTCGCGCTCTTTTTCCCTAGCTTTTTTCAGAGCACGTTCCCTGGAGTGGATGTCGTTTTGCAAAGCTTCGTTTTCAATGTCTTTTTGCGCGGCATAGAAATCATAATTCCCGCCATAGGTAGAAATTCCCTGGTTACTCAGCTCAAAAACGGTATCTGCCAGATTGAGCAAAGTACGGTCATGGCTGACCATGACTACGGTTGCACTGGTCTTATGCAGCCAGTCGTACAGCAGATGCCGGGCTTCCAGGTCAAGGTGATTGGTCGGTTCGTCGAGCAGTATGGTATTGGGCTGATGAATCTGTAGCCCGGCCAGGAAAACTCTGGTCTTCTGGCCGCCGCTCAGCGTCTCCAGCTTCTGATAAAGGCTTACGGAATCCAGTTTCCAGTACTCCAACGCCTGCCTGCACCGTTCTTCAATGTCCCAATCGTCATTCAGGAGGTCAAAATACCGTTGCTCCACTTCTCCACCGGTGATTTTTTGAAGCGCATCCAGTTTCTGATCTACTGTAAGGCATTCTGCTACGGTCAGATGATCCAGGTTGCCGAACATCTGCGGAACATAAAAAAGATTTCCCTCAATACGTACACTTCCTTCCAGAGGAATAAGCTCACCGGCCATGATTTTCAGCAGCGTAGATTTACCTGTACCGTTGCTGCCTACCAAAGCTGATTTTGATGATGAAGGTACCGTTAAGTCGATAGAATTGAATAGCAGATTTCCTGCGGGAAACCCAAAAGATATATGGTGTAAAAAAAACATAATTCCTTTCTTAATTAAAGTTGAACTTCAACAGCCACAATGCTGCTTTATCATTAAATCTGAAAGAAACTATATCCTACATGACTGTTTTTTGGGTAATGTTGTATGACAAATATAGTAATTTTTTCACCAATAGCTTCAAAACGCCAGCAGCCTTTGTGTATGCCTCAAGAGCATTTAAAAATTTCCTGTAACAATTAGGCTGACGGTAATATGATTATTATTAATTCGTCCTGAACTTTTTAAAACCGGTAGCTGAGTCTGCTTCAGTCAGTACTTTTACTGTTATCCATATAAAATCCTTCCTTCCAACGCATAAAAACTTTGATCAAAAATCCGTAACTTTGCCGCCTACTAAAATTTTTATGGAAAGTATTAAAGTTCACGACAAAACTTTTGTTCCTTATCTGGAGGACGCCGAAATTCAGGAAATTGTAAAAGCAACGGCTTTAAAGATTTACGAAGATTACAAGGATGAAGTTCCTGTTTTCATAGGGGTTCTGAATGGAGTGATCATGTTTTTCTCAGACCTTCTGAAACATTATCCCGGACCGTGCGAGATTGCATTTATTCAGATGAGCTCTTATGTAGGTACTGAATCTACGGGCATCGTTTACCAGAAAATGGAGCTGACCAAGGATGTAAAAGACCGCCACATTATCTTGGTAGAAGATATTGTGGATACAGGAAATACAGTGGAAAGCCTGTTCAAGTATTTCAAGGAAACCCAGCGTCCTAAATCCGTAAAACTGGCTTCATTCCTGTTGAAACCTGAAGTTTACAAGAAAGATTTCAAACTGGATTATATCGGCAAAGAAATTCCGAACAAATTTGTTCTCGGTTACGGACTGGATTATGATGAACTGGGAAGGAACCTGCCGAATCTGTACCAGCTGGAAGAGGGACAAATCAACCACTAGACAGCTAAAAAATAAATCGAAGAAAAGTAAATATTAATTTTAAATGCTGAACAGCAAAAAGCAGGAAGCCACAGGCCTGCTGCCAATTGCCAGAAGCGAAACAACATTATGATAAACATTGTTCTGTTCGGCCCTCCGGGAAGCGGTAAAGGAACCCAGGCACAAAACCTGATCGAGAAATTTAATCTGAAACAGATTTCAACAGGTGACCTGTTCAGATTCAATATGAAAAATGATACTGAGCTTGGAAAACTGGCCAAATCATATATTGATAAAGGTGAGCTGGTTCCGGATCAGGTGACTACGGATATGCTGATCGATGAGCTCAGAAAGCCTACGGATACCAACGGATTTATTTTTGACGGATATCCGCGGACGGTAGCCCAGACAGAAGCTTTGGAAAAAATCGTTCAGGAAGAGTTGAATGATGAGATCGATGTTTGCCTGTCCCTGGTGGTAGAAGACAGGATTCTGGTAGAAAGATTACTGAAAAGAGGAGAAACCAGCGGAAGATCAGACGACAGCAATGTAGAGATCATCGAAAACAGGATTAAAGAATATTATACCAAAACCGCAGAAGTAGCCGAGCTGTACAAACAGCAGGGGAAATATGTGGAAGTAAACGGCGTTGGTGATATCAACGAAATTTCAGAAAAGCTTTTTTCTGAAGTGGAAAAAGTAAAATAGTTAAAAGTTATGGGTGATGAGTTATAAGTTTTTACAATTCATACCTCATGCTTCAGTACTCATAACTCATTAAGGATAAGAAATGTCAAATTTTGTAGATTACGTAAAGATTCATTGTAAGAGCGGCCACGGAGGCGCAGGTTCTGCCCACCTCCGCCGTGAAAAATACATTCCCAAAGGAGGACCGGACGGAGGTGACGGAGGCCGCGGAGGCCACATCATCATGAAAGGGAATGCCAATGAATGGACTTTACTTCCTCTTCGGTACACACGCCACGTAAAAGCGGAACGCGGGGAAAACGGAGGGAAAAACCAGTTAACCGGCGCGTATGGCGCAGATGTATATATTGAGGTTCCTATCGGGACCATTGCCAAAAATGAAGACGGTGAGATCATCGGCGAAATCATGGAGGACGGACAGGAAATCATCCTCATGGAAGGCGGAATGGGAGGAAAAGGAAACGAGCATTTCAAGTCTTCCACCAACCAGACGCCCCGATTTGCACAGCCGGGAATGGACGGGCAGGAAGGATATGTAATTTTCGAACTTAAGATTTTAGCAGATGTAGGCCTTGTAGGTTTTCCGAATGCCGGAAAATCAACGCTGCTTTCCGCAGTTTCTGCAGCTAAACCGAAGATCGCGAATTATGCCTTTACGACCCTTACCCCTAACCTGGGAATCGTGGATTACAGGAATTACAAGTCTTTCGTCATGGCCGATATCCCCGGAATTATTGAAGGAGCTGCTGAAGGTAAAGGACTGGGACACCGGTTCCTGCGCCATATCGAAAGAAATTCAATCCTTCTGTTCTTAATCCCGGCAGATTCTGAAGACCATTTCCAGGAATACAAGATCCTTGAGAATGAATTGAAAGAATACAATCCTGAACTTCTGGACAAAGATTTTATTATTTCCGTATCCAAATCCGACCTTCTGGATGACGAACTTAAAAAAGAAATCTCCGCAGAGTTCCCGGAAAACAAACAGCCTCTGTTTTTCTCCGGTGTAACGGGCGAAGGCCTTGTGGAGCTTAAAGATGCCATCTGGAAGCAGCTACACGGATAAAAAAAATCTTACGGCAATCAATGCTGAAATACAATCATACAAACCGGGGAATATCTCCGGTTTTTTTATTGATCAATCTGATTTACCACACATCGCATCAGATGTATTTGGAACATTTATTGAAGCAGATCATCCAAATTTATGTTATGAAATATCTGTTAAGCCTTTTTGCTTTTGTACTTCTGTCTTCCTGCGGGCCGCAGAAGATGACTGCAAAATATTCCACGATCGAATATGAAGCAACACCATGCTTCGGATTCTGCCCGGTTTTTAAAATGACCATTAATGCAGACCGTACGGCAATATTTGAAGCTGAACATTTCAACTTCAGCGACCGCCCTTCAAAAGATGATTTTTCCAAGCCGCGTGAAGGCACATTCAAGGGAACCATTAAGGAAACCGACTATAATCAACTTATCAGTTTACTGGATGGATTGAATGTACAATCTCTGAATGACAAGTATGGCAGCCACAACGTTACGGATCTTCCCACCTCGTACCTGAGAGTGCGTTTTGCAGACGGAACGTCTAAAAACATTGAAGATTACGGGAAAAGAGGCAGTGAAAAACTTTCCGAACTTTACACTTTTTTTGAAAATCTGAGAAAGAATCAGCAGTGGACGAAAGTGAAGTAATTCCATTTAAAAATATTACGCTACCTTTGCAAAACCAATTCCTTCAAAATGAAGGAATTTTTTAATGATAAAACAATTCATTTGAATTTTACAGACTTACAACTCATAGAACCTATTGCCAAGGCAATTGAGGAACAAGGATACACCAGCCCTACGCCTATTCAGGAAAGATCGATTCCTGAAATCCTGAAAGGAAGGGATTTTTTAGGTTGTGCCCAGACAGGAACAGGAAAAACCGCAGCATTTGCCATTCCTATCCTTCAGAATTTAACTCAGAGAAAAACTCCCGGAAAACATATTAAAGCCCTTATTCTAACGCCTACCAGAGAGCTTGCCATACAGATTGAAGAAAACATCCAGGCTTATGGAAAATACCTGCCATTGAAGCACCTCGTTATTTTTGGCGGTGTGAAACAGGGAAACCAGGAAATTGCGCTTAGAAAAGGAGTAGATATTCTGGTTGCGACGCCGGGAAGACTGCTGGACTTTATCGCCCAGGGAATCATCAGTCTTAAAAATCTTGAAATTTTTGTCCTGGATGAAGCAGACCGTATGCTTGATATGGGTTTTGTGCATGACGTGAAGAGGATCATCAAGCTTCTTCCCCAGAGAAGACAAACGTTATTCTTCTCTGCCACCATGCCTGCAGAAATCCAGAAGCTGGCAGGATCGATCTTAGACAATCCTGTAAAAGTGGAAGTTACCCCGGTCTCTTCAACAGCGGAAACCATTAAGCAGTCGGTATATTTTGTTGAAAAGGAAAATAAGCTTGACCTTCTTACCCATATTTTAAAGAATGATATTTCAGATTCTGTATTGGTATTCTCAAGGACTAAGCATGGTGCCGATAAAATTGCACGGAAGCTGCAGAAAGACAATATCACCACAGAAGCCATTCATGGGAACAAATCTCAGAATGCACGCCAGAATGCCCTGAATAACTTTAAATCGGGTAAAACAAGGGTATTGGTGGCTACGGATATTGCAGCGAGGGGGATTGATATCGATGAACTTAAATATGTAGTTAATTTTGAGCTTTCCGATGTTTCCGAAACGTATGTGCACCGTATTGGAAGAACCGGAAGAGCGGGCGCAGAAGGAAGTTCTATTTCCTTTGTGGACGGACTGGACCTCGTCAATCTAAAAAATACGGAAAAGCTGATCGGAAAAAAGATCCCGGTCATTAGAGACCATCCTTTCCATACGGACGATCTTGTTGCGCAGAAGAGGGATTCCAATAATAAACCTATGGGAGCGGGAATGCAAAGGCCGAAACCACCGGTGAAAGATAAAGCTTCGGTAGGATTTAAAAAGCCTAAGAATAAGAACTTCACCAGAAAAAAATAAAAAATAAAACCTTTCATTCTGAAAGGTTTTATTTTTTCCGGAAAATCCAGATATCTTGTTCCGGGCGGCCATTGTTCATAAATGAAGGTATATGTTCCATCACTTCAAAGTCGGAAAATAATTGCTCTACATACTCATCAGGATGAAACGCAGAATAGGTTCTATGTCCTTCTTTTACATTGCCTCTTACGACCAGTTTACC is part of the Chryseobacterium camelliae genome and encodes:
- a CDS encoding adenylate kinase, with translation MINIVLFGPPGSGKGTQAQNLIEKFNLKQISTGDLFRFNMKNDTELGKLAKSYIDKGELVPDQVTTDMLIDELRKPTDTNGFIFDGYPRTVAQTEALEKIVQEELNDEIDVCLSLVVEDRILVERLLKRGETSGRSDDSNVEIIENRIKEYYTKTAEVAELYKQQGKYVEVNGVGDINEISEKLFSEVEKVK
- a CDS encoding phosphoribosyltransferase, producing MESIKVHDKTFVPYLEDAEIQEIVKATALKIYEDYKDEVPVFIGVLNGVIMFFSDLLKHYPGPCEIAFIQMSSYVGTESTGIVYQKMELTKDVKDRHIILVEDIVDTGNTVESLFKYFKETQRPKSVKLASFLLKPEVYKKDFKLDYIGKEIPNKFVLGYGLDYDELGRNLPNLYQLEEGQINH
- the obgE gene encoding GTPase ObgE, encoding MSNFVDYVKIHCKSGHGGAGSAHLRREKYIPKGGPDGGDGGRGGHIIMKGNANEWTLLPLRYTRHVKAERGENGGKNQLTGAYGADVYIEVPIGTIAKNEDGEIIGEIMEDGQEIILMEGGMGGKGNEHFKSSTNQTPRFAQPGMDGQEGYVIFELKILADVGLVGFPNAGKSTLLSAVSAAKPKIANYAFTTLTPNLGIVDYRNYKSFVMADIPGIIEGAAEGKGLGHRFLRHIERNSILLFLIPADSEDHFQEYKILENELKEYNPELLDKDFIISVSKSDLLDDELKKEISAEFPENKQPLFFSGVTGEGLVELKDAIWKQLHG
- a CDS encoding DUF6438 domain-containing protein, with protein sequence MKYLLSLFAFVLLSSCGPQKMTAKYSTIEYEATPCFGFCPVFKMTINADRTAIFEAEHFNFSDRPSKDDFSKPREGTFKGTIKETDYNQLISLLDGLNVQSLNDKYGSHNVTDLPTSYLRVRFADGTSKNIEDYGKRGSEKLSELYTFFENLRKNQQWTKVK
- a CDS encoding DEAD/DEAH box helicase; amino-acid sequence: MNFTDLQLIEPIAKAIEEQGYTSPTPIQERSIPEILKGRDFLGCAQTGTGKTAAFAIPILQNLTQRKTPGKHIKALILTPTRELAIQIEENIQAYGKYLPLKHLVIFGGVKQGNQEIALRKGVDILVATPGRLLDFIAQGIISLKNLEIFVLDEADRMLDMGFVHDVKRIIKLLPQRRQTLFFSATMPAEIQKLAGSILDNPVKVEVTPVSSTAETIKQSVYFVEKENKLDLLTHILKNDISDSVLVFSRTKHGADKIARKLQKDNITTEAIHGNKSQNARQNALNNFKSGKTRVLVATDIAARGIDIDELKYVVNFELSDVSETYVHRIGRTGRAGAEGSSISFVDGLDLVNLKNTEKLIGKKIPVIRDHPFHTDDLVAQKRDSNNKPMGAGMQRPKPPVKDKASVGFKKPKNKNFTRKK